Proteins encoded together in one Chromatiales bacterium window:
- the msrA gene encoding peptide-methionine (S)-S-oxide reductase MsrA, with translation MNALIKIVANKNLNHHFIKGCALHPPFPEESQTAIFALGCFWGAERCFWQQTDVYLSAVGYAGGTTTNPDYRSVCRGNTGHTESVLVIYRDNHSTDGHSTYRKLLKVFWEAHNPTQGMRQGNDVGSQYRSAIFCFDDFQYQTAVDTRDIYQENLHAAGYGAITTEIIKTADFYYAEDYHQQYLAKNPNGYCGLGGTRVAL, from the coding sequence ATTAATGCTTTGATAAAAATTGTTGCAAACAAAAATCTAAACCACCATTTTATTAAAGGGTGTGCTTTGCATCCTCCTTTTCCTGAAGAGAGTCAAACGGCGATCTTTGCGCTTGGTTGCTTCTGGGGTGCCGAGCGATGTTTCTGGCAACAAACTGATGTCTACCTAAGTGCAGTAGGTTATGCTGGCGGCACGACTACCAACCCCGATTATCGATCGGTTTGCCGCGGCAATACTGGGCACACTGAAAGTGTACTAGTCATCTATCGTGACAATCACAGCACTGATGGGCATAGCACTTACCGGAAACTACTCAAAGTCTTTTGGGAAGCGCATAACCCGACTCAAGGAATGCGCCAAGGCAACGATGTTGGCAGCCAGTACCGCTCGGCGATATTTTGTTTTGACGATTTCCAATACCAAACAGCAGTGGACACACGCGACATTTACCAAGAAAATTTACACGCAGCGGGATACGGGGCAATCACAACTGAGATTATCAAAACTGCCGATTTTTATTACGCAGAAGACTATCATCAGCAATATCTAGCGAAGAATCCCAATGGCTACTGCGGCCTCGGCGGCACTCGTGTTGCTCTGTAG